A single Streptomyces sp. 2114.4 DNA region contains:
- a CDS encoding DUF1453 domain-containing protein: MNDLLNIVVITAAVAWVFIRQFSARRVTSEGKKWWLIPVVLTVLALRQPGLLDPGHHAASAVLLGGEILIGLACGVGWAWTIRIWTDADGAVWSKGGWAAAGVWLCGMVLRLGLMGIAAAMGVHQGGAATMLSVAAMLLTRAGVTTWRAQALQQTYRVPVAG; the protein is encoded by the coding sequence ATGAACGACTTGCTCAACATCGTTGTGATCACCGCGGCGGTTGCCTGGGTGTTCATCCGGCAGTTCTCGGCGCGGCGTGTCACGTCGGAGGGCAAGAAGTGGTGGCTTATTCCGGTCGTTCTGACGGTCCTGGCGCTGCGGCAGCCCGGCCTCCTGGATCCTGGGCACCACGCGGCGTCCGCCGTCCTGCTCGGCGGGGAGATCCTTATCGGGCTGGCCTGCGGCGTCGGCTGGGCGTGGACGATACGCATCTGGACGGACGCGGACGGCGCGGTCTGGAGCAAAGGAGGCTGGGCGGCGGCCGGTGTGTGGCTGTGCGGCATGGTGCTGCGCCTCGGTCTCATGGGGATCGCCGCGGCCATGGGGGTCCACCAGGGCGGCGCGGCCACCATGCTCTCCGTTGCGGCGATGCTGCTGACCCGTGCCGGTGTCACCACCTGGCGGGCCCAGGCCCTGCAGCAGACGTACCGTGTCCCTGTTGCGGGCTGA
- a CDS encoding sucrase ferredoxin: MSTCATASRESAESLAGTAAPARTWLLIEQPGPWGTHALTDSHLDPDVGRALETAAEGTGVRVALIRRPGRHADRHGTSRRRLFLAHTAPGGSWIRTTTVTDPRAALGLDFAALGAGEHHGLWEPYIGEPLVLVCTNGKRDRCCALLGRPLAAELAAGGNEAWEVTHIGGHRFSPTLFVLPYGYAYGRAWATLVKEAVEKARDGRITIDHARGRSAWDRPGQAADLAVRELIGEDLADALDVVRTDTVWPEPRSADSLTPGSATFAGASAAWAVTVAHSDGRVWRVVVEQRTDGAAAPASCGAPLGPPARMAVISISAASGMPQRTIQAVGR; the protein is encoded by the coding sequence GTGAGTACCTGCGCCACCGCTTCTCGTGAATCGGCCGAATCTCTCGCCGGGACCGCGGCCCCTGCCCGGACCTGGTTGCTCATCGAGCAGCCAGGTCCGTGGGGCACCCATGCACTGACGGACAGCCACCTCGACCCTGACGTCGGCCGGGCGCTGGAAACCGCGGCAGAGGGAACAGGTGTACGCGTCGCCCTGATCCGCAGGCCGGGGCGCCACGCCGACCGCCACGGCACCTCCCGGCGACGGCTGTTCCTCGCGCACACCGCGCCGGGAGGGTCCTGGATCCGCACGACTACCGTCACCGACCCGCGGGCGGCCCTCGGGCTGGACTTCGCGGCCCTGGGAGCGGGAGAGCACCACGGCCTCTGGGAGCCGTACATCGGTGAGCCGCTGGTCCTGGTGTGCACCAACGGCAAGCGGGACCGTTGCTGTGCCCTGCTCGGCCGCCCGCTGGCCGCCGAGCTCGCCGCCGGCGGAAACGAGGCCTGGGAGGTCACCCACATCGGAGGCCACCGCTTCTCCCCCACCCTTTTCGTCCTCCCCTACGGCTACGCCTACGGACGGGCCTGGGCCACTCTGGTCAAGGAGGCCGTGGAAAAGGCGCGCGACGGACGGATCACGATCGACCACGCCCGTGGCCGCTCCGCCTGGGACCGGCCGGGCCAGGCCGCCGACCTTGCGGTCCGCGAGCTGATCGGGGAGGACCTGGCGGACGCACTCGACGTCGTACGGACCGACACGGTGTGGCCCGAACCGAGGTCGGCCGACAGCCTGACGCCCGGCAGTGCGACCTTTGCCGGAGCCTCCGCCGCCTGGGCGGTTACCGTGGCGCACTCCGACGGCCGCGTCTGGCGGGTCGTCGTCGAACAGCGGACCGATGGTGCTGCGGCGCCCGCCAGCTGTGGTGCGCCGCTCGGTCCACCGGCGCGTATGGCGGTTATCTCGATCAGTGCGGCGAGCGGCATGCCGCAAAGGACGATCCAAGCCGTCGGCAGGTGA
- a CDS encoding response regulator transcription factor: MTARTVTRVVVADDQTVVREGIVMLLGLLPGIEVVGSAADGVDAIRLVAELRPDVVLMDLRMPRCDGVEATRRIRAEHPGTQVVVLTTYADDDSLFPALQAGARGYLTKDADGDEIVRAIDGVLSGEAGLSPTIQRRLLERVAEPVRPLPQPPDVAPDGLTAREVEVLRLVADGQSNPEIARTLHVSTATVKTHINNLFAKAGLRDRAQAIHYAYRHGLAQPPGQPIT; the protein is encoded by the coding sequence ATGACGGCACGCACAGTGACACGGGTGGTGGTCGCCGATGACCAGACCGTGGTGCGCGAGGGAATCGTGATGCTGCTGGGACTGCTGCCGGGCATCGAGGTCGTCGGGTCGGCCGCGGACGGCGTGGACGCCATCCGGCTCGTCGCCGAACTCCGCCCCGACGTCGTGCTGATGGACCTGCGCATGCCGCGCTGTGACGGTGTCGAGGCCACCCGGCGCATCCGTGCCGAGCACCCCGGTACTCAGGTCGTCGTGCTCACCACCTATGCGGACGACGACTCGCTCTTTCCTGCACTGCAGGCCGGCGCCCGTGGCTATCTGACCAAGGATGCGGACGGCGATGAGATCGTCCGCGCCATAGACGGTGTGCTCTCGGGCGAAGCGGGTCTGTCGCCCACGATCCAGCGCAGGCTGCTGGAGCGGGTGGCGGAGCCCGTACGGCCCCTGCCGCAACCGCCGGACGTGGCCCCGGACGGCCTGACCGCCCGCGAGGTGGAGGTGCTGCGGCTGGTTGCCGATGGCCAGTCCAATCCGGAGATCGCGCGGACGCTGCACGTCTCCACCGCGACGGTGAAGACACACATCAACAATCTCTTCGCCAAAGCAGGGCTGCGGGACCGGGCTCAAGCCATCCACTACGCGTACCGCCACGGCCTGGCGCAGCCGCCCGGACAGCCCATCACCTGA
- a CDS encoding serine protease — MRPTAPAALGALALVLVLPVSATADELVIGGKPAALSQSPWAVALASHERFGTQRSGQFCGGVLVGHSTVVTAAHCLSKEILGVPWREVRDLRIVVGRDKLSGGGGQELKPAKVWVNPRYDSYTNDGDMAVLTLGKPVPNRPIPMAGRQDSAYRAGNAATVYGWGDTTGGGSYASRLRAAHVNVLPDAVCARAYPGSADGTYKARTMLCAGAPRGGRDACQGDSGGPLVVRGRLVGLVSWGTGCGRPGSPGVYTRASAILPAVSANGAG, encoded by the coding sequence ATGCGCCCGACCGCACCTGCCGCCCTCGGCGCCCTCGCGCTGGTCCTCGTCCTGCCGGTGTCGGCGACTGCGGACGAGTTGGTGATCGGCGGTAAGCCCGCAGCGCTGTCACAGAGCCCCTGGGCGGTGGCACTGGCCTCCCATGAGCGCTTCGGGACCCAGCGCTCCGGACAGTTCTGTGGTGGTGTGCTCGTCGGGCACTCGACAGTGGTGACGGCGGCGCACTGTCTGAGCAAGGAGATTCTGGGCGTCCCCTGGAGAGAAGTGCGGGACCTGAGGATCGTCGTCGGCCGTGACAAGCTCAGCGGTGGCGGCGGTCAGGAACTCAAGCCGGCGAAGGTCTGGGTCAACCCGCGCTATGACAGCTACACGAACGACGGTGACATGGCTGTCCTCACGCTGGGCAAGCCGGTTCCGAACCGGCCCATCCCCATGGCGGGACGGCAGGACAGCGCCTACCGGGCCGGCAATGCGGCCACGGTCTACGGCTGGGGGGACACCACGGGCGGAGGCAGCTATGCGTCACGGCTGCGCGCGGCGCACGTGAATGTGCTGCCCGATGCGGTCTGTGCGCGGGCGTATCCGGGCAGTGCCGACGGTACGTACAAGGCGCGAACGATGCTGTGTGCGGGGGCGCCCCGCGGCGGCCGCGACGCCTGCCAGGGGGACAGCGGCGGGCCGCTGGTCGTGCGCGGGCGGCTGGTGGGCCTGGTGTCGTGGGGGACCGGCTGCGGTCGGCCGGGCAGTCCCGGGGTCTATACGCGCGCCTCGGCGATTCTCCCGGCGGTGTCCGCAAACGGGGCCGGGTGA
- a CDS encoding response regulator, with amino-acid sequence MIDVLVVDDDVQVAKINAAYVAKIEGFRVSCLAHTAAEALAALEARSVDLILLDHYLPDRTGLQLVGDLRRRGLVTDVIMVTAARDIATVQAAMRHGALQYLVKPFTFAGLRSKLLGYAALHRTFAGGGVAEQSEVDRIFGALGAANAGPSELPKGHSTATADRVRSVLRSAGAPLSAQDVALQAGLSRQTAQRYLKLLERTGRVRLTLKYGETGRPEHRYEWA; translated from the coding sequence ATGATCGACGTACTGGTCGTGGACGACGATGTGCAGGTCGCGAAGATCAACGCTGCTTATGTCGCGAAGATCGAGGGCTTCCGTGTCAGTTGCCTCGCGCACACGGCCGCTGAGGCCCTTGCCGCCCTTGAGGCCCGCTCCGTCGATCTGATCCTTCTGGATCATTACCTCCCCGACAGAACAGGGCTCCAACTGGTCGGCGACCTACGGCGGCGCGGCCTGGTCACCGACGTGATCATGGTGACGGCGGCGCGCGATATCGCCACCGTGCAGGCCGCGATGCGCCACGGTGCGCTGCAGTACCTCGTCAAGCCTTTCACCTTCGCAGGCCTGCGCTCCAAGTTGTTGGGATACGCGGCGCTGCATCGCACCTTTGCGGGTGGCGGAGTGGCCGAACAGTCCGAAGTGGATCGGATCTTCGGGGCGCTGGGAGCCGCCAACGCGGGTCCCTCCGAGCTGCCGAAGGGGCACTCCACCGCCACCGCCGATCGGGTGCGCTCGGTGCTGCGCTCCGCGGGCGCCCCGCTGTCGGCGCAGGACGTCGCCCTCCAGGCAGGGCTGAGCCGGCAGACCGCACAGCGCTACCTCAAACTCCTGGAACGCACCGGGCGGGTGCGCCTCACACTCAAGTACGGCGAGACCGGCCGCCCCGAGCACCGCTACGAGTGGGCCTAG
- a CDS encoding citrate synthase, with protein MADRDTAQDTGGQRLSTREAADRLGVKPETVYAYVSRGQLTSRREPGARGSTFDAKEVDALARRAGRREPSASGSELTVRTGITLIDRDHCYFRGVDSSELAAHYSYEEVAEWLWTGELRPGIRFTAPPDALSAAHHAVQALPAHSGPMDRLRVAAIAAAAADPLRFDLSEDTVVGTARNLIPTLVDALPSHNPEQRADGLLAARLWSRLTAEPADAAALRALDAALLLLIDHDLAASTLAVRVAASARAHPYAIVSAGFGALDGVLHGAASGLAHRMLAEARDRGSAAAVVADHLRTGRRVPGLGHPLYPGEDPRARTLFRLLEDVPRARRALQAARQVVTTTARHTELHANVDLALAVLTVSTGMPVEAGETIFAIARTAGWIAHALEEYAEPPLRMRPSGRYHGPRPPQPLP; from the coding sequence ATGGCGGATCGAGACACGGCACAGGACACGGGCGGGCAGCGACTGAGCACCCGAGAGGCAGCCGACCGGCTGGGCGTGAAGCCGGAGACGGTGTACGCCTATGTCAGCCGCGGCCAGCTGACCAGCCGCCGTGAGCCGGGCGCCCGCGGCAGCACCTTCGACGCGAAGGAGGTCGACGCGCTCGCCCGGCGTGCGGGCCGCCGTGAACCTTCCGCCTCCGGCAGCGAGTTGACGGTCAGAACGGGCATCACACTGATCGACCGCGACCACTGCTACTTCCGCGGCGTCGACTCATCAGAACTCGCCGCCCACTACAGCTACGAAGAAGTAGCCGAGTGGCTGTGGACCGGCGAACTGCGCCCCGGCATCCGTTTCACGGCGCCCCCGGACGCACTGTCGGCCGCCCACCACGCTGTACAGGCACTGCCGGCCCACAGCGGTCCTATGGACCGGCTACGGGTCGCCGCGATCGCCGCTGCGGCCGCCGACCCGCTCCGCTTCGACCTGTCCGAGGACACCGTCGTCGGCACCGCCCGCAACCTCATCCCGACGCTTGTCGACGCGCTGCCGTCGCATAACCCCGAGCAGAGGGCTGACGGCCTCCTCGCCGCGCGCCTCTGGTCACGCCTGACCGCGGAACCCGCCGACGCCGCGGCCCTTCGCGCCCTGGACGCCGCGCTGCTTCTGCTCATCGACCACGACCTCGCCGCCTCGACGCTGGCGGTACGCGTCGCCGCCTCCGCCCGCGCCCATCCGTACGCGATCGTCTCGGCGGGCTTCGGAGCACTGGACGGCGTGCTGCACGGCGCGGCAAGCGGACTCGCCCACCGGATGCTGGCGGAGGCACGGGACCGCGGCAGTGCGGCTGCCGTGGTCGCCGATCACCTGCGAACCGGCCGCCGGGTTCCGGGGCTCGGCCATCCCCTCTACCCGGGCGAGGACCCGCGGGCCCGTACCCTGTTCCGCCTCCTGGAGGACGTACCGCGCGCCCGCCGCGCCCTCCAAGCCGCCCGGCAAGTGGTCACCACCACGGCCCGGCACACGGAGCTGCATGCCAATGTCGATCTCGCGCTCGCCGTACTGACCGTCTCGACAGGCATGCCGGTGGAGGCAGGCGAGACCATCTTCGCCATCGCCCGCACCGCCGGCTGGATCGCCCACGCCCTGGAGGAATACGCCGAACCGCCCCTCCGCATGCGCCCGAGCGGTCGATACCACGGTCCCCGCCCGCCACAGCCACTGCCGTGA
- a CDS encoding type IIA DNA topoisomerase subunit B yields MTAEMSVPSTAVLTGADRDGSNYTARHLLVLEGLEAVRKRPGMYIGSTDSRGLMHCLWEIIDNSVDEALGGYCDHIEVILHDDGSVEVRDNGRGIPVDVEPKTGLSGVEVVMTKLHAGGKFGGGSYAASGGLHGVGASVVNALSARLDVEVDRSSKTHSISFRRGVPGIFTESGPDAPFDPGNGLLKGKRIAKTKTGTRVRYWADRQIFLKDARLSLETLHARARQTAFLVPGLTLVVRDERGIDGAGKTEETFRYDGGISEFCEYLAQDKAVCDVLRLTGQGTFKETVPVLDDRGHMTPTEVTRELAVDIALRWGTGYDATLKSFVNIIATPKGGTHVSGFERSVAKTVNEVLRSSKLLRVAEDDVVKDDAMEGLTAVVTVRLAEPQFEGQTKEVLGTSAASRIVAQVVSKELKAFLTSTKRDDKQQARAVMEKIVAAARTRIAARQHKEAQRRKTALESSSLPAKLADCRSDDVDRSELFIVEGDSALGTAKLARNSEFQALLPIRGKILNVQKSSVSDMLKNAECGAIIQVIGAGSGRTFDIDTARYGKVIFLADADVDGAHIRCLLLTLFQRYMRPMVEQGRVFSAVPPLHRVELINPKKGQEKYIYTYSDNELRQTLLELQRKKVRYKDSIQRYKGLGEMDADQLAETTMDPRHRTLRRINISDLEAAEKAFDLLMGNEVAPRKEFITNSASTLDRSRIDT; encoded by the coding sequence GTGACCGCCGAGATGTCCGTGCCGTCCACCGCAGTGCTGACCGGGGCAGACCGGGACGGTTCCAACTACACCGCGCGGCATCTGCTCGTCCTCGAGGGGCTCGAGGCCGTCCGGAAGCGCCCCGGTATGTACATCGGCTCGACGGACAGTCGCGGCCTGATGCACTGCCTGTGGGAGATCATCGACAACTCCGTCGACGAGGCGCTGGGCGGCTACTGCGACCACATCGAGGTGATCCTCCACGACGACGGGTCGGTGGAGGTCAGGGACAACGGCCGCGGGATCCCCGTGGACGTCGAGCCCAAGACCGGCCTCAGCGGCGTCGAGGTCGTGATGACCAAGCTGCACGCCGGCGGAAAGTTCGGCGGCGGCTCCTACGCGGCCTCCGGCGGTCTGCACGGCGTCGGCGCCTCGGTCGTCAACGCCCTCTCCGCCCGGCTCGACGTCGAGGTGGACCGCAGCAGCAAGACGCACTCGATCAGCTTCCGCCGAGGCGTCCCCGGCATCTTCACCGAATCGGGCCCCGACGCCCCCTTCGACCCGGGCAACGGCCTGCTCAAGGGCAAGCGGATCGCCAAGACGAAGACCGGCACCCGAGTGCGCTACTGGGCCGACCGGCAGATTTTCCTCAAGGACGCCAGGCTCTCCCTGGAGACGCTGCACGCCCGCGCCCGCCAGACGGCGTTCCTCGTACCCGGCCTGACCCTGGTCGTCCGTGACGAGCGGGGCATCGACGGCGCCGGCAAGACGGAAGAGACGTTCCGCTACGACGGCGGCATCAGTGAGTTCTGTGAGTACCTCGCACAGGACAAGGCCGTCTGCGACGTGCTCCGGCTGACCGGCCAGGGCACCTTCAAGGAGACCGTGCCGGTCCTCGACGACCGCGGTCACATGACACCCACCGAGGTCACCCGGGAACTGGCCGTCGACATCGCGCTGCGCTGGGGCACCGGCTACGACGCGACGCTCAAGTCGTTCGTGAACATCATCGCGACACCCAAGGGCGGCACCCACGTCTCCGGCTTCGAGCGGTCGGTCGCCAAGACGGTCAATGAGGTGCTGCGGTCGAGCAAGCTGCTGCGCGTCGCTGAGGACGACGTCGTCAAGGACGACGCCATGGAAGGCCTCACTGCCGTCGTGACCGTACGACTCGCGGAGCCGCAGTTCGAGGGTCAGACCAAGGAGGTGCTCGGCACCTCCGCCGCCTCGCGCATCGTCGCCCAGGTGGTGAGCAAGGAACTCAAGGCGTTCCTCACCTCCACCAAGCGGGACGACAAGCAGCAGGCGCGCGCCGTCATGGAGAAGATCGTCGCCGCGGCCCGGACACGCATCGCCGCCCGTCAGCACAAGGAGGCGCAGCGGCGGAAGACGGCGCTGGAGTCCTCCTCGTTGCCGGCCAAGCTCGCGGACTGCCGCAGTGACGACGTCGACCGCAGCGAACTCTTCATCGTTGAGGGCGACTCGGCGCTGGGCACCGCGAAACTGGCCCGGAACTCGGAATTCCAGGCGCTGCTGCCGATCCGCGGCAAGATCCTCAATGTCCAGAAGTCATCGGTCTCGGACATGCTCAAGAATGCCGAGTGCGGTGCCATCATCCAGGTCATAGGGGCCGGATCCGGCCGCACCTTCGACATCGACACCGCCCGCTACGGCAAGGTCATCTTCCTGGCCGACGCAGACGTCGACGGCGCGCACATCCGCTGCCTGCTGCTGACGCTCTTCCAGCGCTACATGCGGCCCATGGTCGAGCAGGGCCGGGTGTTCTCCGCCGTCCCGCCGCTGCACCGGGTCGAACTGATCAATCCCAAAAAGGGGCAGGAAAAGTACATCTACACCTACTCGGACAACGAGCTGCGCCAGACGCTGCTCGAGCTCCAGCGCAAGAAGGTCCGCTACAAGGACAGCATCCAGCGCTACAAGGGCCTGGGTGAGATGGACGCCGACCAGCTCGCCGAAACGACCATGGACCCGCGCCACCGCACCCTGCGCCGCATCAACATCAGCGATCTCGAAGCGGCGGAGAAGGCCTTCGACCTCCTGATGGGCAACGAAGTCGCTCCCCGTAAGGAGTTCATCACCAACTCCGCGTCCACTCTGGACCGTTCGCGCATCGACACCTGA
- a CDS encoding sensor histidine kinase, whose protein sequence is MVQLAIAAGVTALATGLFLAPLSAQLDDQAMRRALAIAQTTAAEPRLDDALESSRPTRHGPVQHEAERIRAATGAEYVVIMDKQGVRWSHTDPDEIGRHVSTDPSIALSGQEVMQIDEGTLGRSARGKVPLRDEDGKVVGAVSVGIAYESVQERLLSTVPQLLAYAGGALAVGALAAYLVARRLQRRTHDLAFSDISALVVEREAMLHGIREGFLALDKNGRIRLLNDEAQRLLDLHAEDTGRPLDAVLPPGRTTDVLAGRVSGADLLTVSGHRVLVANRMPTGDGGAVVTLRDRTELERLGRELDGTRGLIDALRAQDHEHANRLHTLLGLLELGLHEEAVEFVTQAVGVHHATAEQVTERIHDPLLAALLVGKATVATERGASLRISPRTHLPDRLVDPHSLVTVLGNLVDNALDATSGERDAQLEAEVRADGRTAIVRVSDNGPGVPEERRGEIFTEGWTTKEPPAHGQRGIGLALVRRLAERYGGSVEVGERRGGGAVFTVTLPDALSGELPAAHEATLQQAGTDSRTTRGSEGGARRPDGSTEAAR, encoded by the coding sequence ATGGTGCAGCTGGCCATCGCAGCGGGTGTCACGGCCCTGGCGACCGGTCTGTTCCTTGCCCCGCTCAGTGCGCAGCTCGACGACCAGGCGATGCGCCGCGCCCTCGCCATCGCACAGACCACCGCGGCCGAGCCTCGCCTTGACGATGCCCTGGAGTCCTCCCGTCCGACGCGCCACGGCCCCGTACAGCACGAGGCGGAGCGGATTCGCGCCGCCACCGGCGCCGAGTACGTGGTGATCATGGACAAACAGGGGGTGCGCTGGTCGCATACCGACCCCGATGAGATCGGCCGCCACGTCTCCACCGATCCGAGCATCGCGCTCTCCGGCCAGGAGGTGATGCAGATCGATGAGGGCACCCTGGGCAGGTCCGCACGAGGCAAGGTCCCGCTCCGTGACGAGGACGGCAAGGTCGTCGGCGCCGTCTCCGTGGGCATTGCGTACGAGAGCGTGCAAGAACGGCTGCTCTCCACCGTCCCCCAGTTGCTCGCTTACGCGGGCGGAGCGCTAGCCGTGGGCGCGCTCGCCGCCTATCTCGTCGCCCGCCGGCTCCAGCGCCGCACCCACGACCTGGCGTTCTCCGACATCTCCGCATTGGTGGTCGAGCGGGAGGCGATGCTGCACGGTATCCGGGAAGGGTTCCTCGCCCTCGACAAGAACGGCCGCATCCGTCTGCTGAACGACGAGGCGCAGCGTCTCCTGGATCTCCATGCCGAGGACACCGGCCGCCCCTTGGACGCGGTCCTGCCTCCCGGCCGTACAACGGACGTCCTGGCAGGCCGCGTGTCGGGAGCAGACCTACTGACCGTCAGCGGGCACCGGGTCCTGGTGGCGAACCGTATGCCGACAGGCGACGGCGGTGCCGTGGTCACCCTGCGCGACCGTACCGAGCTGGAGCGGCTGGGGCGTGAACTGGACGGCACCCGCGGCCTCATCGACGCCCTCCGGGCCCAGGACCACGAGCACGCCAACCGGCTGCACACCCTCCTCGGCCTGCTCGAACTCGGTCTGCACGAGGAGGCAGTGGAGTTTGTGACGCAGGCCGTGGGCGTGCACCATGCGACTGCCGAGCAGGTCACCGAGCGCATCCACGATCCGCTGCTGGCTGCGCTGCTGGTGGGCAAGGCCACGGTCGCCACCGAGCGCGGCGCCTCCCTGCGCATCTCCCCCCGTACACACCTGCCCGACCGCCTGGTCGACCCGCACAGCCTGGTCACCGTCCTCGGCAACCTCGTCGATAACGCGCTGGACGCCACGTCGGGTGAGCGTGACGCGCAACTGGAAGCGGAGGTCCGCGCCGACGGTCGTACCGCCATCGTGCGCGTCAGCGACAACGGCCCGGGCGTGCCCGAAGAGCGCCGCGGGGAGATCTTCACCGAGGGCTGGACGACGAAGGAACCGCCTGCCCACGGGCAGCGCGGCATCGGCCTCGCGCTCGTAAGGCGCCTCGCCGAGCGCTACGGAGGCAGTGTCGAGGTGGGCGAGCGCCGCGGTGGCGGAGCGGTATTCACCGTGACGCTCCCCGACGCACTGTCCGGAGAGCTTCCCGCAGCGCACGAAGCAACCCTCCAGCAAGCAGGCACGGACTCTCGCACCACCAGAGGGTCCGAAGGGGGCGCTCGTCGCCCCGACGGCTCCACGGAGGCCGCCAGATGA
- a CDS encoding cation acetate symporter: MTDDHQALAWVLFSVFIAITLAITTWVSRRRHGSAEEFYAGGRLFSPMENGFAIAGDYMSAASFLGISGLIALFGYDGLLYSVGFLVAWLVVLFLVAELVRNCGRFTLADVVAARMRERPVRMAAGAASVTVSVLYLVAQMVGAGSLVALLLGGAGQQARTWMVIGVGALMVVYVAFGGMRATTWIQIVKAVLLMGGAIALTVLVLVRFHGDFNVLLNTAAERSGHGRDFLAPGLKYGEDWISRLDFISLGIALVLGTAGLPHILSRFYTVPTARSARRSVVWSIGLIGGFYLMTIVLGFGAAAVLGSDAVRTSNTAGNTAVPLLALDLGGGAGSTGGTVLFAVVAAVAFATILAVVAGITLASSASVAHDLYASLRRPRGTAQDAQRAEVTVARIAAVAVGAVAIGLALLAQDLNVAFLVGLAFAVAASANLPVLLYTLFWRRFTTRGAVWSVYGGLIPAITLVVLSPVVSGSQESLFPGLDFAFFPLDNPGVVSIPLGFLMGWLGTVLSPEAADEARHAETEVRALTGAGAA; encoded by the coding sequence GTGACCGACGACCACCAGGCCCTTGCCTGGGTTCTGTTCAGCGTGTTCATCGCCATCACCCTGGCGATCACCACCTGGGTGAGCCGTCGCAGGCACGGCTCCGCCGAAGAGTTCTACGCGGGAGGGAGGCTCTTCTCTCCGATGGAGAACGGTTTCGCCATCGCGGGGGACTACATGTCCGCCGCGTCCTTCCTCGGCATTTCTGGCCTGATCGCCCTCTTCGGTTACGACGGCCTGTTGTACTCGGTCGGCTTCCTCGTCGCCTGGCTCGTCGTCCTCTTCCTCGTCGCCGAACTGGTCCGCAACTGCGGCAGGTTCACCCTCGCCGATGTCGTCGCGGCCCGGATGCGGGAACGCCCCGTCCGTATGGCGGCCGGGGCGGCCTCCGTCACCGTGTCGGTGCTCTATCTGGTGGCGCAGATGGTCGGGGCCGGCAGCCTGGTCGCCCTGCTCCTGGGGGGCGCGGGCCAGCAGGCCCGTACCTGGATGGTAATCGGGGTCGGTGCCTTGATGGTGGTCTACGTCGCCTTCGGCGGGATGCGGGCCACCACCTGGATCCAGATCGTCAAGGCAGTGCTCCTCATGGGTGGCGCCATCGCTCTGACCGTCCTGGTACTCGTCCGGTTTCACGGCGACTTCAACGTCCTGCTGAACACCGCCGCCGAACGCAGCGGCCACGGTCGTGACTTCCTCGCACCGGGCCTCAAATACGGTGAGGACTGGATCTCTCGGCTGGACTTCATCAGCCTCGGCATCGCGCTCGTCCTGGGAACCGCCGGGCTGCCGCACATCCTCTCCCGCTTCTACACCGTTCCCACGGCACGTTCCGCCCGTCGATCAGTCGTCTGGTCCATCGGGCTGATCGGTGGCTTCTACTTGATGACCATCGTGCTTGGCTTCGGTGCTGCGGCGGTACTCGGCAGCGACGCCGTCCGTACGTCCAATACGGCCGGCAACACTGCCGTCCCGCTGCTCGCCCTGGATCTGGGAGGCGGCGCGGGGTCGACCGGCGGCACGGTTCTCTTCGCCGTAGTGGCGGCAGTCGCGTTCGCGACCATCCTGGCCGTGGTCGCCGGCATCACGCTCGCCTCGTCGGCTTCCGTCGCGCACGACCTGTATGCCTCGCTACGGCGTCCGCGCGGCACGGCGCAGGATGCCCAGCGGGCCGAGGTGACCGTGGCGCGCATCGCAGCGGTGGCCGTCGGTGCGGTTGCGATCGGCCTCGCCCTGCTGGCTCAGGACCTCAATGTCGCCTTCCTGGTGGGCCTGGCCTTCGCCGTTGCCGCATCGGCCAATCTGCCGGTCCTGCTGTACACGCTCTTCTGGCGCCGCTTCACGACCCGGGGCGCGGTCTGGTCCGTATACGGCGGTCTGATCCCGGCGATCACTCTGGTCGTTCTCTCACCGGTGGTCTCCGGCAGCCAGGAGTCACTTTTTCCCGGGTTGGACTTTGCCTTCTTCCCGCTCGACAACCCCGGCGTCGTATCGATCCCGTTGGGCTTCCTGATGGGGTGGCTGGGAACGGTGCTCTCCCCGGAGGCCGCCGATGAGGCACGGCATGCAGAGACGGAGGTACGGGCGCTGACAGGGGCAGGGGCGGCTTAG
- a CDS encoding DUF485 domain-containing protein: MDKQDGRSAGESGGVRLDDPWYDALASGWGELDDAAEAAAEWGGGQSPQPVSVPEDERSSPYDEIYLAVQRSVAFQEVRRRYRRFVLPGTAVFLAWYLAYVIAATAAPGLMAHRVAGALNVAMLAGLGQFATTFLLTWAYARHARLRRDSAALDIRWETQELTGGNVR, from the coding sequence GTGGACAAGCAGGACGGCCGCTCGGCCGGTGAATCAGGGGGCGTACGGCTCGACGACCCCTGGTACGACGCTCTCGCCTCCGGGTGGGGCGAGCTGGACGACGCAGCGGAGGCAGCGGCCGAGTGGGGCGGCGGGCAGTCACCCCAGCCGGTATCAGTACCCGAGGACGAGCGGTCCTCGCCGTATGACGAGATCTATCTCGCGGTGCAAAGAAGCGTGGCCTTCCAGGAGGTGCGCCGCCGCTACCGGCGGTTCGTCCTGCCCGGCACAGCGGTCTTTCTGGCCTGGTACCTCGCCTATGTGATCGCGGCGACCGCCGCGCCCGGGCTCATGGCCCACCGTGTCGCCGGCGCCCTGAATGTCGCGATGCTGGCCGGACTCGGTCAGTTCGCCACAACATTCCTGCTGACCTGGGCGTACGCGCGCCATGCCCGACTGCGCAGGGACAGCGCTGCACTCGACATCCGCTGGGAAACCCAGGAGCTCACCGGAGGGAACGTACGGTGA